From Streptomyces sp. SCSIO 75703:
GGTTGACGGCGGTGGAGGTGGTGCCGTCCCCGAAGTCCCAGGAGCGGGCGGTGACGGTACCGTCGGCGTCGGTGGACCGGTCGGTGAAGGTGACCTTCAGACCCTCGACGGCCGTGGTGAACGCCGCGGTGGGCGCCTGGTTGCCCGGCGGGTTGCCCCCGCCGCCGCCGCAGTCGCCGGCCGCGCACCCGGCGAGCCAGGAGTACCAGTCGCTGTCGTAGCGGGTGCCGATGGTGTTCTTCAGGTGCGTGCGGGCGGCGGCCCAGTTCCCGGACCGGTAGTGGCCGAGCACCGTGTCCATGTCCGACCGGTGCTTCTCCAGCATGTACCGCGTGGCGAGGTAGCCCCAGCGGTAGACGCGCGTGGTGTCGTGGCTGTACGTGGTGTCGAAGAGGGTGCTCAGCGCGTAGGTGCGGCGCCCGGCCTCGGTCATCGCCTCCGTGTAGGGGACACCCCGGTAGGAGTAGGAGACGTACTCCGCGAAGCCCTCGATCCACCAGATGGTCGGCGTGCTGATGTTGGCGCCGAAGTCGCCGTACATGTTGAAGCGGCCGTCGAGGTAGTGCGTGTACTCGTGGTTGAGGTTCCAGATCTGGAAGTCGGGCCGCAGCCACTCCGCCTCGTAGGCGATGAAGCGGGGCTGGTTGCCGGCGGCGGCCGGGTCGCCCTCCAGGTACATGCCGCCGTTGTTGGTGTCGATCCCGTACATCGCGCCGGCGTAGGTCTGGTAGTCGGTGCTGGAGTCGAACACCACGACCTCGATGGTGGTGTTGTTGTCGTTCGCCACCGGTCCGCTGTCCCGGGCTATGCCGTGGAAGTAGGCGTCCTGCTCGCGCAGGCTGGTGCAGGTCGCGGACAGGTCGCCCGAGGTCATCTGCTGGGCCCTGATGGTGATGCTGGAACTGCACGAGTGGGTCACCGGCAGCACCTCGCGGGCGAGCTGTCCCTGGAGGTCGCAGGTGCCGTAGGCGGAGCAGTTGGCCTTGTCGTAGTAGTCGGTCATCTCGGCGACGCCGACCCAGAGGGGGGCGGTGGCGCCCTTGAGGGAGCTGGACTTCAGCAGGCCGGTGGCGAGCGGGCGGACCTTGGAGCGCAGCGCGGAGTGCTGGAGGAAGCGGCCCAGTTCACGCCCGGCGTTGGAGGTCAGGTAGGACTGGTCGGTGCCGAGCAGGCCGAGGTGGCCCTTGGCGAAGCCGTACAGCGCGTCGACCAGACTGGGGTCGGACTGGACGGCGGTCACGAACTCGGGTACCTGGTGGCCGCGGAAGGTCACGGTGTAGACGTTGTTGACCGCGTTCAGCATCCACCAGGAGGAGTTCCAGGAGGCGTCGTAGTCGGCCAGCAGGCGCTTGACGACGTACAGGTAGCGGGCGTTCTCCTCCGCGCTGTCGATGAGGATGACGGCCTCGGCCAGCGTCTCGCCGTTGGCGTCGCTCACGTCCCGGGAGTGGGAACCGGCGAAGAAGGCGTCCAGGCCGGCACGGATCGCGGTCCGCAGGGAGGCACCGTAGGGGCCGAC
This genomic window contains:
- a CDS encoding collagenase, which encodes MRTTLLRRGLGAVLPLALTLALGTGLLGQPAGAAPGPAPAPTAGGERHDGPPPVAGSATAESEHVGTGRHKVSQLPPLAASKDALKESYGRHDELPVRPSESARSTARGTDGGKAAAAAACDVSDFTGRTGSALVQQIKASTTDCVNTLFNLTGTDARQAFREEQMATVAYAVRDGSASYPGDGSTGMPQLVLYLRAGYYVQYYNADAVGPYGASLRTAIRAGLDAFFAGSHSRDVSDANGETLAEAVILIDSAEENARYLYVVKRLLADYDASWNSSWWMLNAVNNVYTVTFRGHQVPEFVTAVQSDPSLVDALYGFAKGHLGLLGTDQSYLTSNAGRELGRFLQHSALRSKVRPLATGLLKSSSLKGATAPLWVGVAEMTDYYDKANCSAYGTCDLQGQLAREVLPVTHSCSSSITIRAQQMTSGDLSATCTSLREQDAYFHGIARDSGPVANDNNTTIEVVVFDSSTDYQTYAGAMYGIDTNNGGMYLEGDPAAAGNQPRFIAYEAEWLRPDFQIWNLNHEYTHYLDGRFNMYGDFGANISTPTIWWIEGFAEYVSYSYRGVPYTEAMTEAGRRTYALSTLFDTTYSHDTTRVYRWGYLATRYMLEKHRSDMDTVLGHYRSGNWAAARTHLKNTIGTRYDSDWYSWLAGCAAGDCGGGGGNPPGNQAPTAAFTTAVEGLKVTFTDRSTDADGTVTARSWDFGDGTTSTAVNPTKTYGTAGTYTVRLTVTDDKGATATASRTVTVGGGTLAECTGTDTRELGKDCRRSGQKATTGNYAYLYLYVPAGTSRLEITTSGGTGDADLYYGRDGWPGTGSHTQRATGAGNSHTLTVNNPHAGAHYISLHAVSGFDGVTVSTRY